The Triticum aestivum cultivar Chinese Spring chromosome 3A, IWGSC CS RefSeq v2.1, whole genome shotgun sequence genome includes a region encoding these proteins:
- the LOC123062078 gene encoding ATP synthase subunit epsilon, mitochondrial, with protein MSAMTAAVPFWRAAGMTYIGYSNVCAALVRSCLKEPFKTEVSSREKVHFSLSKWADEKQQKPTVRTDDE; from the exons AtgtcggcgatgacggcggcggTGCCCTTCTGGCGCGCGGCGGGGATGACCTACATCGGCTACTCCAACGTCTGCGCGGCGCTGGTGCGGAGCTGCCTCAAGGAGCCCTTCAAGACCGAGGTCTCCTCCCGCGAGAAGGTCCACTTCTCCCTCTCCAAGTGGGCCGACGAGAAGCAGCAGAAGCCCA CTGTGCGCACAGATGATGAATGA
- the LOC123062077 gene encoding transcription factor VOZ1 isoform X2 has product MRKGPSRSGSARHQQFRARAKTRVDDLQDMFSGLQYARKEARSTDAVLLEAQLHQMLREWRAELSVPSPASSLQGNNNRDPPSETPRPPQLAAAEEEDDATSKLVEQKPRPSANQAHKHAQGDQDMKPEPREEAIADPVTVAQQPTSLGPGVITTPATAGFHDQMYYVNQELSVEDFLYDDDYKINLPGSNPEILNNLEGIGHQEYLQFNLPQELPPNAYLDMNNYGQNAGDGFLHMSDLLTTMSPAPASFLRPKCALWDCPRPAQGSESWQDYCSMYHAELAVKEEGPPGTMPVIRPRGIDLKDGPLFAALSAKIQGKHVGVPVCEGAATTKSPWNAPELFDLYIFEGESMREWLFFDKPRRAFDSGNRKQRSLPDYNGRGWHESRKQVMKDFGGLKRSYYMDPQPSSSYEWHLYEYEINDRDAFALYRLEFKSSDAKKSAKSKFTCSPLIEIQQQMVRLSADGPVENKRTARARTQDVSTNIYPVQNNTAQANAPDAYQAASQVDQMTFLNGSVVYGPHLPYGYSTEGGDFYWNSNDGA; this is encoded by the exons ATGCGGAAGGGGCCGTCGCGGTCGGGGTCGGCGCGGCACCAGCAGTTCCGCGCCCGCGCCAAGACCCGCGTCGACGACCTCCAGGACATGTTCTCCGGCCTCCAGTACGCCCGCAAGGAGGCCCGCTCCACCGACGCCGTCCTCCTCGAGGCGCAGCTCCACCAGATGCTCCGCGAGTGGCGCGCCGAGCTCAGCGTCCCGTCCCCCGCCTCCTCCCTCCAG GGGAACAACAACCGGGATCCGCCGTCCGAGACGCCGCGGCCGCCGCAGCTGgcggcggccgaggaggaggacgacgccaccaGCAAGCTCGTGGAGCAGAAGCCCCGGCCGTCCGCTAATCAGGCTCACAAGCACGCGCAGGGAGACCAGGACATGAAGCCGGAGCCGCGCGAGGAAGCGATCGCGGATCCAGTGACGGTGGCGCAGCAGCCGACGTCGCTGGGTCCGGGAGTTATCACCACTCCAGCTACTGCCGGGTTCCACGATCAG ATGTACTATGTGAACCAGGAGCTTAGTGTTGAGGATTTTCTTTACGACGATGATTACAAGATAAACCTTCCTGGGTCCAATCCAGAAATCCTCAATAACCTTGAAGGGATTGGTCACCAAGAATATCTGCAGTTCAATTTGCCACAAGAGTTGCCCCCTAATGCATATCTTGATATGAACAACTATGGGCAGAATGCTGGAGATGGTTTCCTGCACATGTCAGACTTGCTCACAACAATGTCTCCAGCACCTGCTTCATTTCTGAGGCCAAAGTGCGCTCTCTGGGACTGCCCTCGGCCTGCTCAAGGATCTGAAAGCTGGCAAGATTACTGCAGCATGTACCATGCTGAATTGGCCGTGAAGGAAGAGGGCCCTCCAGGCACAATGCCTGTGATCCGCCCGAGAGGTATTGATCTAAAAGATGGCCCTTTGTTTGCCGCTCTTAGTGCAAAAATCCAAGGAAAGCATGTCGGTGTTCCTGTCTGTGAAGGGGCTGCAACTACGAAATCCCCTTGGAATGCACCTG AACTTTTCGACCTTTACATCTTTGAAGGTGAATCTATGAGAGAATGGCTTTTCTTTGACAAACCAAGAAGGGCATTCGACAGTGGAAACCGGAAGCAAAGGTCGCTGCCAGATTACAACGGCCGTGGCTGGCATGAATCAAGGAAGCAGGTGATGAAAGACTTTGGGGGTCTGAAGAGATCATACTACATGGACCCACAGCCATCTAGCAGCTACGAATGGCACCTCTATGAATACGAGATCAACGATCGCGACGCTTTTGCCTTATACCGGCTTGAATTCAAGTCTTCGGACGCAAAGAAGAGCGCTAAGTCAAAATTCACTTGCAGTCCACTGATTGAAATCCAGCAGCAAATGGTCAGGCTGAGCGCAGACGGTCCTGTGGAGAACAAGCGGACTGCCCGTGCGCGGACACAGGATGTCAGCACAAACATCTACCCAGTTCAGAACAACACGGCTCAGGCTAATGCTCCGGACGCTTACCAGGCAGCATCGCAGGTGGACCAGATGACATTTTTGAACGGCAGTGTTGTTTATGGGCCTCATCTCCCATATGGCTACTCAACCGAAGGAGGTGACTTCTATTGGAACTCAAACGACGGGGCTTGA
- the LOC123062077 gene encoding transcription factor VOZ1 isoform X1, which yields MRKGPSRSGSARHQQFRARAKTRVDDLQDMFSGLQYARKEARSTDAVLLEAQLHQMLREWRAELSVPSPASSLQQGNNNRDPPSETPRPPQLAAAEEEDDATSKLVEQKPRPSANQAHKHAQGDQDMKPEPREEAIADPVTVAQQPTSLGPGVITTPATAGFHDQMYYVNQELSVEDFLYDDDYKINLPGSNPEILNNLEGIGHQEYLQFNLPQELPPNAYLDMNNYGQNAGDGFLHMSDLLTTMSPAPASFLRPKCALWDCPRPAQGSESWQDYCSMYHAELAVKEEGPPGTMPVIRPRGIDLKDGPLFAALSAKIQGKHVGVPVCEGAATTKSPWNAPELFDLYIFEGESMREWLFFDKPRRAFDSGNRKQRSLPDYNGRGWHESRKQVMKDFGGLKRSYYMDPQPSSSYEWHLYEYEINDRDAFALYRLEFKSSDAKKSAKSKFTCSPLIEIQQQMVRLSADGPVENKRTARARTQDVSTNIYPVQNNTAQANAPDAYQAASQVDQMTFLNGSVVYGPHLPYGYSTEGGDFYWNSNDGA from the exons ATGCGGAAGGGGCCGTCGCGGTCGGGGTCGGCGCGGCACCAGCAGTTCCGCGCCCGCGCCAAGACCCGCGTCGACGACCTCCAGGACATGTTCTCCGGCCTCCAGTACGCCCGCAAGGAGGCCCGCTCCACCGACGCCGTCCTCCTCGAGGCGCAGCTCCACCAGATGCTCCGCGAGTGGCGCGCCGAGCTCAGCGTCCCGTCCCCCGCCTCCTCCCTCCAG CAGGGGAACAACAACCGGGATCCGCCGTCCGAGACGCCGCGGCCGCCGCAGCTGgcggcggccgaggaggaggacgacgccaccaGCAAGCTCGTGGAGCAGAAGCCCCGGCCGTCCGCTAATCAGGCTCACAAGCACGCGCAGGGAGACCAGGACATGAAGCCGGAGCCGCGCGAGGAAGCGATCGCGGATCCAGTGACGGTGGCGCAGCAGCCGACGTCGCTGGGTCCGGGAGTTATCACCACTCCAGCTACTGCCGGGTTCCACGATCAG ATGTACTATGTGAACCAGGAGCTTAGTGTTGAGGATTTTCTTTACGACGATGATTACAAGATAAACCTTCCTGGGTCCAATCCAGAAATCCTCAATAACCTTGAAGGGATTGGTCACCAAGAATATCTGCAGTTCAATTTGCCACAAGAGTTGCCCCCTAATGCATATCTTGATATGAACAACTATGGGCAGAATGCTGGAGATGGTTTCCTGCACATGTCAGACTTGCTCACAACAATGTCTCCAGCACCTGCTTCATTTCTGAGGCCAAAGTGCGCTCTCTGGGACTGCCCTCGGCCTGCTCAAGGATCTGAAAGCTGGCAAGATTACTGCAGCATGTACCATGCTGAATTGGCCGTGAAGGAAGAGGGCCCTCCAGGCACAATGCCTGTGATCCGCCCGAGAGGTATTGATCTAAAAGATGGCCCTTTGTTTGCCGCTCTTAGTGCAAAAATCCAAGGAAAGCATGTCGGTGTTCCTGTCTGTGAAGGGGCTGCAACTACGAAATCCCCTTGGAATGCACCTG AACTTTTCGACCTTTACATCTTTGAAGGTGAATCTATGAGAGAATGGCTTTTCTTTGACAAACCAAGAAGGGCATTCGACAGTGGAAACCGGAAGCAAAGGTCGCTGCCAGATTACAACGGCCGTGGCTGGCATGAATCAAGGAAGCAGGTGATGAAAGACTTTGGGGGTCTGAAGAGATCATACTACATGGACCCACAGCCATCTAGCAGCTACGAATGGCACCTCTATGAATACGAGATCAACGATCGCGACGCTTTTGCCTTATACCGGCTTGAATTCAAGTCTTCGGACGCAAAGAAGAGCGCTAAGTCAAAATTCACTTGCAGTCCACTGATTGAAATCCAGCAGCAAATGGTCAGGCTGAGCGCAGACGGTCCTGTGGAGAACAAGCGGACTGCCCGTGCGCGGACACAGGATGTCAGCACAAACATCTACCCAGTTCAGAACAACACGGCTCAGGCTAATGCTCCGGACGCTTACCAGGCAGCATCGCAGGTGGACCAGATGACATTTTTGAACGGCAGTGTTGTTTATGGGCCTCATCTCCCATATGGCTACTCAACCGAAGGAGGTGACTTCTATTGGAACTCAAACGACGGGGCTTGA